The DNA region TAATCCCAAAAAAAATAAGGCACTAGAGGAAATCATTACCGCCGGTGCCAAAATCGCTTGAATTGCTTGGGTGGAAGTTATGGCATTGCCATCCATAAATTCATAGGTGTTACGGGCGACAACTGGAAAGAATACTGTGTAAGTTTACTACAGATCCAATAATGGCGATCGCAGGTGCGCCAAATTGATTTTCTTCAACTAACTTGACAATTGTACCCAGCGTACCGTAGAGTTCTTGCTGTTCGGGACGAGTACCCCAGCGCACCAAACCGACACGAGTTTCGCCACTTAAGCCAGCTATTTGCAATTGTTCGGCAATATAAGGTAGATTGTGAACGCCCATGTAAATTACAATTGTTTCCGAACCGTGAGCGATCGCACTCCAATTTACAGCGGGTCGATACTTCCCAGCCGCTTCGTGTCCGGTCACAAAAGTAACTGAAGAACTGTAAGAACGGTGAGTCAAAGGAATACCCGCATAAGCAGGTGCGGCAATTCCCGACGTTATACCCGGTACCACTTCCACAGACACACCCGCTTTTACCAAGTCTTCCATTTCTTCG from Aerosakkonema funiforme FACHB-1375 includes:
- the cobA gene encoding uroporphyrinogen-III C-methyltransferase, producing MEQRKKYLGKVYLVGAGPGDPGLMTLKGKALLECADVVIYDALVSPQILAMINPQAEKIDAGKRMGRHSLLQEETTYLLIEKAQTEAIVVRLKGGDPFVFGRGGEEMEDLVKAGVSVEVVPGITSGIAAPAYAGIPLTHRSYSSSVTFVTGHEAAGKYRPAVNWSAIAHGSETIVIYMGVHNLPYIAEQLQIAGLSGETRVGLVRWGTRPEQQELYGTLGTIVKLVEENQFGAPAIAIIGSVVNLHSILSSCRP